A region of Pseudocalidococcus azoricus BACA0444 DNA encodes the following proteins:
- a CDS encoding DUF454 family protein, which yields MKHVQNSARMVLGILFGLIGIIGIILPLIPGTPFLLLAAACLSGLEEETTADPVHKTEHQTVVD from the coding sequence ATGAAACACGTTCAAAATTCGGCTCGGATGGTTTTAGGGATCCTGTTTGGTCTAATTGGGATTATTGGCATTATTCTACCCCTGATCCCTGGGACTCCTTTTCTCCTCTTGGCTGCGGCCTGCCTCAGTGGCCTGGAGGAAGAGACAACCGCCGATCCTGTCCACAAAACGGAACATCAAACCGTAGTAGATTAG